The DNA window AACGCCGACTGCTGCTGCAGACGACCGGCTCCTGGACCCACCAGGTCCAGCAGGTCGCCTCGCCGGAGCAGGTGCTGGCCATGCAAGCACTGGCCCGACAGACGCCCGTTCCTCCCAGCGTGAAGGAATTCGCCCTGTCGATCGTGCGGGCCAGTCGCCCTGGCGAACCGGGCGGCGCCGCGTCGCTGGCGGGCGTGATCCGCCTGGGGGCTTCGCCGCGGGCCGCGCAGTCGCTGTTGCTGGCGGCCAAAGTAACCGCCCTGGCCCGGGGCGGTTTCCATGTGTCGCAGGCCGACGTGCTGGAGGTCGCCGCGCCCGTCATGCTGCACCGCCTGTTGATCGATGTCCGCGCCGCGGCCGATGGGATGCGTCGTGAGACGATCCTGGCGCAACTGATCGAACAAGCTCGCCAGAATGTCCTTCCCCCGCCCGACCGCTGGACATGGAGCGTCCTCAAACGCCCTGCTCCCGTCTCGCGTTGACCTTTCGCCACCGACCAGTTTCCTCCCAGAGATGCGATATGAACGACCACGACAGCGGCTTTGTTTTGCCTCCCGATGAACCCTGGAGCGACGCCGAGCTGGAAAAAATCGGCCACCTGAAAGAGGCTCACGACAAGATCAGCGGCCAGATCCGCAAGGCGGTCGTCGGCCAGGACAAGGTCGTCAATTTAACGCTCATCAGCCTGTTCAGCCGCGGCCATTGCCTGCTCAAAGGGGTCCCCGGCCTGGGAAAGACGCTGCTCGTCCAGTCGATCGCTTCCAGCCTGTCGCTCAAGTTCCGCCGGGTGCAGTTTACGCCCGACCTGATGCCGTCGGACATCACCGGCGCCGAGGTGATCCAGGAAGATAAAACGACAGGAGAGCGGCAGTTCCGCTTTATCGAAGGGCCCATCTTCACCAACATGCTGTTGGCCGACGAAATCAATCGCACGCCGCCCAAAACGCAGGCGGCCTTGCTGGAAGCGATGCAAGAGAAACAGGTCACCGTCGGTGGAGAGCGCCGCCAGCTGGCCGAGCCGTTCTTTGTCATGGCGACGCAGAACCCGGTGGAACAGGAAGGCACCTACCCGCTGCCCGAAGCGCAGATGGACCGCTTCATGTTCCAGATCAACGTCGGCTATCCGACGATCGATGAAGAGCGGCTGATCCTGGCGATGACCACCGCCAGCTACAAGCCCGACATCCAGCCGGTGCTGGAGCAGCAGGAGATTGTCGCCCTGCAGAACCTGGTCCGTCGGGTCAAGGCGCCGGAACCGGTGATTGACTTCATCCTGCGACTGGTCCGCGCCACCCGGGCGAGCGAACCGGAGTCGCCCGACTTTATCAAGCGCTGGATCAACTGGGGGGCCAGTCCTCGCGCCTGCCAGAACCTGGTGGTCGGCGGCAAGGCGGCCGCCATCCTGGATGGACGGAACGAAGTCACGATGGAAGATGTCATCCAGGTGGCGCACGCGGTTCTAGGGCATCGCATTCTGCCCAACTTCGCCGCCGAAGCAGAGCGGATTACGACCGACCAGATCGTCGACGACCTTTTGAAAGCGGTGGCGTAACATGGCCGATTTCTTCGACCCGCGCGTGCTGGGACGCATCAAAGGGTACGAACTGCGCTCGATGCGGCTGGTCGAAAGCTTCATGTCGGGCATGCACAAAAGCCGGTTGCTGGGCATCAGCACTGAATTCGCCCAGCACCGCGCCTATGTACAGGGCGACGACCCCAAGCACCTGGACTGGAAGGTCTTCGCCAAAACGGATCGTTACTACGTCAAACAGTACGAAGCCGAAACCAACATGCAGGTGCTGTTCGTCCTCGACGCCAGCCGCTCGATGTTTTTCCAAAGCGACGACGCAGCCATGACGAAGTTTGAGTACGCCGGCGTCGCCGTCAGCGCGCTCGCTTACTTGTTGATGCAGCAGAAAGACTCCTTCGGCCTGCTGTTGTTCGATGAGCACGCCCGCACGATCCTCCCGGCCCGCGGTTCGCATACGCACTTTCGCAACCTGGTCGACATGCTGGAGAATGCGTCACCCGGCGATTCGACCGACCTGGCCGACGCCTGCTTTACCCTGGCGCCGCAGATCAAACGCCGCAGCCTGGTCGTGATTGTCAGCGACTTTCTGACGCCGCCGGAACGCCTGTCGCTGGGGATCGGCCAGCTAACGTTTGGCGGCCACGACGTGGTGCTGTTCCATGTCGAGGATCCGCAGGAACGCGACTTTGCCTACTCCGGGCAAACGATTTTTGTCGGTCCCGAAAATGAAGGCCGCCTGCGTTGCGACCCAAGAGATCTGCAGCGGGCGTACCTTGCCGCGCGGGAGAAGCATCGCGAAGAGCTGCGTTCCATCGGCTTGCGGCTGGGCTGCGACCTGGAATCCATGCCGACCGACGCCCGGCTGGATGAAGTGCTGAGCAAGTTTCTGGCGTATCGCCAGTCCCGGAGAACCCGCCGATGAGCCGTCCTCTTCCCACACTTCCCGCCCGGCATGACGGCGTTTTAATTCTGCGTCGTCACGAACAACGGCCGGGGTCCCACGCGGGTCGCTGTCCTGCGTTTCGTCTGCTGCTGGCTGCATTCGCCGTGGCGTGCTGCTGCGTCCAGCTGCCGGCAGGTTTCGTCGCGGGGCAGGAACCCGCAGCGGCGAAGGACGACAAGGATCCGGCGGCGGGCCCGCTGCAGGCCGATCCCTTTAAGGACGTCTACCGCGACTACGTACCCGACTTCGTGGCCAAAATCACCGGCGCCGGATGGGGCAGAGCGTACTATCAATGGGAACGCGACGAAGAAACCATGCGGCTCTCCTCGGAACCGCATTACTTTTCCCTCAACATTCTCAATGTCGACACGCGGGCCAACGCGCTGGTTGAAGCGGCCCTCAAAAAAGAATCCGAAGGCCAGTACCGCGAGGCGCTCAAAATCTATCAGCAGGTAATCGAAAAATACCCGCGATCCATGTTTCGCGTATCGGATTACGGGGTGTTCGTGCCCGTCGGCCAGTACTGCCAAAGGCGCATCCTGGGCTTCCCCGCCAGCGACCTGCAGCACTACCGGCAACTGTACGACGCCCGGGCGAAAGAGGCGTACGACCAGGCCCGACGGCAATACTCGCTGCTCGGCCTGAGCGACATCGCCGAAGGGATGCTGGCCACCAGCTACGGCGGCAAGGCGATCCTGGAGCTGGGGAACGCGGCCCTCGATGCGGGCCATTACCTGGCGGCGCTTGAGCACCTGCAGACGGTTCGCGACCAGTTCCCCGACCGGGAACTACACACGCCCGAGCTGGAACTGAAGATCGCCTACTGCCGCCGCATGCTGGGCGAGCCGGCCGCCGCGGTCCTGCCCGCCGCAACCGAAGGAGAGAGCGTCCTCTCCAGCCAGCAGTTCGAGCAGTTTCAAAAAGTGGTCGCCGCGGCGAAGTCCACGCCGCCCGAGTTCTCGACCCAGCCGACCAGCCCTGGTTCCGTCTCGGCGAACGACTATACGCTGCTGCCCCCGACGGCCGATCCGCTGGGTATCGCAAAGCCTGTCTGGAAGGCCCGTCTGCCTGGCGCCCGGGACGAGTTCCATGTGTTTACGCATCCGACCGTCACGCGCGACAGCGTGCTGTATCGGCACAAGAATCTGGTCTACTGCCGCTCGCTCCTCAACGGCGATTTGCGCTGGCAGAACGACCTGGGCGGACGTTCCAACTGGCAGAACTGGGGCGAAAGGCAATTCCCGCAAGAAGACCTCCTGGTGCAGGACGGCCTGGTGTTTACCGCCATCAACAAAGCGGGGCCTTCGCTCGTGGCGCTCGATGAAGTCACCGGTCAGTTACGCTGGGCCTATGGCCCGATGGCGGCCGCCAGTGAAGAGCAGGCCCGTATGCGATTTGAAACGGCGCCCACCGGCGGGCCGCGGACCGTGTTCGCCGGGTATGTGCTCGACAATATCGAAGGGGAAACCCATACCGATACGGAATATGGCGTGATCGCCTTTGACAGCAAAACGGGCCGCGTGAACTGGCGAGCCGCGCTGTGTCGCCTGGCGCCAGGCAAATTCGCCGGCGGCTACAGCGAGACCCATCGGAACCGGATCCGCAGCTTTGTCAGCCCGCCTCTGTATCACCAGGGGACCGTCTACTACAACACCAACTCCGGGGCGATCGCCGCCCTGGACGCCCTCAGCGGCCGCATCAAATGGCTGACCCGTTACCCGTACTACCCGGAAGTCCACGACGCCACGCGCGTGTTTGGCCGCGGCGGCGACATGGTGCAGCACAGCCGCGTCTACTTTACGCCGCATCAGCCGATGTTCTGGTACAACCAGCGTCCGCTGATGGTCGGCGAGCGGCTGTTTCTGACCCCGGTCGACACCAACTCGCTGTACTGCATCGACCGCCGTACCGGCAAGTTGCTCTGGTCCCAGGAGAAACAGGCCAGCACCTCGGCCTATCTGCTCGGCATGACCCGCGACAATCTGCTTGCGGTCGCTCTGTCCGGCCGCAACAAAAAGATCGGGGCGCAAGAGACCCGCGGCCCGGTGCAGTTGCTCAGCGCCGCAACCGGCGAGACAGTCTGGGAGTCGCCCGACGTCATCCTGGCCGACGACCAGCCGGTCATGAAGCATTACGTGTTCGCCTCTCCCTCGCTGCACTACAACGTGAACAATGCCTGGTTCGAAATGACAGCCCGCCCCCACATGACGTCCGACGGCAAGGTGTTCCTGCCGATGCTCCGTTACGAGGGCTACCCGATTTTCGGCTACATGACCAACCTGGGCGTCGTCGATCTGAACGAACGCAAGGTGGTCGATCATCGACGGTATTACAGCGGCGAAATCCTCGCCCGGGCCGATGTCGACATCCGCGAGAACGGCCCGACCGAACTCAAGGCGTTTGAAGAAAACCCGGCCAAGGACGAGAAATCGCTCGAACGGATGGCCATGCTCCGCGAAGTCATCGCCGACACGGTCCCCGCCAACGCGCACGGGCCTTTCCTCCCCTTTGAGAGAATCACCCTGGAGCGTTACGGACAGCCGTTTGAATTGCGAATCAGCGCCCGGGAAATTGAGCTGGTGTACGACCGCCCGGCAGTGATCAGCGCGCTGGCGAAGCGAACCGATCCTCTGGCGACCTTCGCCAGGGCGGAACTGGCTATCGCTGACGCGCGTCTGGCCGACGCGGCCGAACTGCTGACCAATTGCCTGGCCGAGA is part of the Lignipirellula cremea genome and encodes:
- a CDS encoding outer membrane protein assembly factor BamB family protein translates to MSRPLPTLPARHDGVLILRRHEQRPGSHAGRCPAFRLLLAAFAVACCCVQLPAGFVAGQEPAAAKDDKDPAAGPLQADPFKDVYRDYVPDFVAKITGAGWGRAYYQWERDEETMRLSSEPHYFSLNILNVDTRANALVEAALKKESEGQYREALKIYQQVIEKYPRSMFRVSDYGVFVPVGQYCQRRILGFPASDLQHYRQLYDARAKEAYDQARRQYSLLGLSDIAEGMLATSYGGKAILELGNAALDAGHYLAALEHLQTVRDQFPDRELHTPELELKIAYCRRMLGEPAAAVLPAATEGESVLSSQQFEQFQKVVAAAKSTPPEFSTQPTSPGSVSANDYTLLPPTADPLGIAKPVWKARLPGARDEFHVFTHPTVTRDSVLYRHKNLVYCRSLLNGDLRWQNDLGGRSNWQNWGERQFPQEDLLVQDGLVFTAINKAGPSLVALDEVTGQLRWAYGPMAAASEEQARMRFETAPTGGPRTVFAGYVLDNIEGETHTDTEYGVIAFDSKTGRVNWRAALCRLAPGKFAGGYSETHRNRIRSFVSPPLYHQGTVYYNTNSGAIAALDALSGRIKWLTRYPYYPEVHDATRVFGRGGDMVQHSRVYFTPHQPMFWYNQRPLMVGERLFLTPVDTNSLYCIDRRTGKLLWSQEKQASTSAYLLGMTRDNLLAVALSGRNKKIGAQETRGPVQLLSAATGETVWESPDVILADDQPVMKHYVFASPSLHYNVNNAWFEMTARPHMTSDGKVFLPMLRYEGYPIFGYMTNLGVVDLNERKVVDHRRYYSGEILARADVDIRENGPTELKAFEENPAKDEKSLERMAMLREVIADTVPANAHGPFLPFERITLERYGQPFELRISAREIELVYDRPAVISALAKRTDPLATFARAELAIADARLADAAELLTNCLAEISSEDVDFRAAINQQLYRVHQMLARGAIRSGNLADELLHCLGMSRTAGTLAEEIETLFAVADAYQRQGKSALAGQALQTIISTYGQHEYPLASFAARDPAAPSQAAAAVLERYRKLTGGTLLQQELGRSLELLQKGMPLYYSALSPLPKTLTVRAGEFAAEQLQALAARDADYASQLSRLAETELQGRPADEQLARLAEFPATPVAQQTLASLAAAAAEQGDSSGRKTLWRLADIARTTGLVLPDEYRALACAEKAATPAVPVDRKQQPRLREFADEDGASRLVLERKGERDQAPQLLFLGERIRKRLDNKFVVTALDLNTGDEVWKTEELRLKGKGQETGFLEAFVHQDLVLVHGLYDLLALNLSDGTVRWRYRTPFDFEIRSALLTGDLLILSGAAETLALFVDTQDPTGEVVWRASELGDPYTEPYVHGERLVSVRKFPFVVTVRRRGTGQLQGRLSLPDLSLFEQHPLLEDGPAELPIARHGKHLVVTDGWYYILLDIERLAVVWKRLIDNNNVNSEPALRFALSDENLAVAKEDYDLKAIYLLSVATGEVLWKTDPKDSKSPRPLYSMLLAGDRLYGLEPHAGQGYYLVGRDAPTGELLFRQEVDGYQAKPEATLLPRPYGDQLVVRTADRQNFQLQAFQSSDGAPTVQIDSKGVGPYGVPGRMSYTVQNGRLVLMNKDQLSQ
- a CDS encoding AAA family ATPase, whose translation is MNDHDSGFVLPPDEPWSDAELEKIGHLKEAHDKISGQIRKAVVGQDKVVNLTLISLFSRGHCLLKGVPGLGKTLLVQSIASSLSLKFRRVQFTPDLMPSDITGAEVIQEDKTTGERQFRFIEGPIFTNMLLADEINRTPPKTQAALLEAMQEKQVTVGGERRQLAEPFFVMATQNPVEQEGTYPLPEAQMDRFMFQINVGYPTIDEERLILAMTTASYKPDIQPVLEQQEIVALQNLVRRVKAPEPVIDFILRLVRATRASEPESPDFIKRWINWGASPRACQNLVVGGKAAAILDGRNEVTMEDVIQVAHAVLGHRILPNFAAEAERITTDQIVDDLLKAVA
- a CDS encoding DUF58 domain-containing protein, translated to MADFFDPRVLGRIKGYELRSMRLVESFMSGMHKSRLLGISTEFAQHRAYVQGDDPKHLDWKVFAKTDRYYVKQYEAETNMQVLFVLDASRSMFFQSDDAAMTKFEYAGVAVSALAYLLMQQKDSFGLLLFDEHARTILPARGSHTHFRNLVDMLENASPGDSTDLADACFTLAPQIKRRSLVVIVSDFLTPPERLSLGIGQLTFGGHDVVLFHVEDPQERDFAYSGQTIFVGPENEGRLRCDPRDLQRAYLAAREKHREELRSIGLRLGCDLESMPTDARLDEVLSKFLAYRQSRRTRR